Proteins from a single region of Candidatus Poribacteria bacterium:
- a CDS encoding LamG domain-containing protein, producing MELRGISFIPFVLGFSLVVASLGMCDAVAIWLFDEGEGKVVRDSSGNGNDGEITGIPLWVDGKFGKALYFDMGKKGVDYITVPDSDVLDLEDSVTVMAWIKPEEIGGLRFILKKEAVYEPILVDDKAAFYIANPSEKWKDPAKGSTSLKVGEWYHIAGTFDGETIRVYVNGKPDGEAKYKGKIGVTDRVIMMGSNVMNNQPLRNVPPFVGVMDEVAIFDEALSEDVIRSLMTKGLASLMDVEPEGKLSVTWGEIKLR from the coding sequence ATGGAGCTAAGAGGGATAAGTTTTATCCCCTTCGTCCTTGGATTTTCACTTGTCGTCGCCTCGCTTGGGATGTGTGATGCGGTCGCCATATGGCTCTTCGATGAAGGGGAGGGGAAGGTCGTGAGGGATTCCTCAGGCAATGGAAACGACGGGGAGATCACGGGAATACCCCTCTGGGTTGACGGCAAATTCGGCAAGGCGTTATACTTCGACATGGGCAAGAAAGGTGTCGATTACATCACCGTCCCCGATAGCGACGTCCTCGACCTTGAGGATAGCGTAACCGTGATGGCATGGATAAAGCCGGAGGAGATAGGTGGGTTGAGGTTCATCCTGAAGAAGGAGGCCGTATATGAGCCGATACTCGTCGATGATAAAGCCGCCTTCTACATAGCAAATCCCTCCGAGAAGTGGAAAGACCCGGCCAAAGGCTCAACTTCCCTCAAGGTGGGTGAGTGGTATCACATAGCGGGGACGTTCGACGGTGAAACGATAAGGGTCTACGTGAACGGTAAGCCGGACGGCGAGGCGAAATACAAGGGAAAGATAGGGGTAACCGACAGGGTGATAATGATGGGCTCGAACGTCATGAACAATCAGCCGCTGAGGAACGTTCCGCCGTTTGTAGGGGTTATGGATGAGGTCGCTATCTTCGACGAGGCCCTGAGCGAGGATGTGATAAGGTCGTTGATGACGAAGGGTTTAGCTTCCCTCATGGACGTGGAACCTGAGGGGAAGCTGAGCGTAACATGGGGTGAGATTAAACTGAGATAA